A single genomic interval of Malania oleifera isolate guangnan ecotype guangnan chromosome 11, ASM2987363v1, whole genome shotgun sequence harbors:
- the LOC131168621 gene encoding uncharacterized protein LOC131168621 isoform X2: MRAAMELKHSTIIVIFLLFLPLQTCFSKAGGMDVAGEVYVIDYRGPETHSNIPPPSRGRSRSRRPFVPRAAAAGGGGGISRTISHPNSKGLKAAHVAVGKGN; encoded by the exons ATGCGTGCTGCCATGGAGCTCAAGCACTCCACCATCATCGTCATCTTTCTCCTCTTCCTTCCTCTGCAGACTTGCTTCTCAAAAg CAGGGGGAATGGATGTGGCGGGGGAAGTATATGTGATAGACTATAGAGGGCCGGAGACACACTCCAACATTCCTCCCCCTAGCAGAGGCAGAAGCAGAAGCAGAAGGCCTTTTGTTCCCAGAGCAGCAGCggcaggaggaggaggaggaataAGCAGGACCATCTCCCATCCCAATTCTAAGGGCCTTAAAGCTGCTCATGTTGCCGTTGGCAAG GGAAATTAG
- the LOC131168621 gene encoding uncharacterized protein LOC131168621 isoform X1, with protein MRAAMELKHSTIIVIFLLFLPLQTCFSKAGGMDVAGEVYVIDYRGPETHSNIPPPSRGRSRSRRPFVPRAAAAGGGGGISRTISHPNSKGLKAAHVAVGKVTFLLLLSIFTGLGN; from the exons ATGCGTGCTGCCATGGAGCTCAAGCACTCCACCATCATCGTCATCTTTCTCCTCTTCCTTCCTCTGCAGACTTGCTTCTCAAAAg CAGGGGGAATGGATGTGGCGGGGGAAGTATATGTGATAGACTATAGAGGGCCGGAGACACACTCCAACATTCCTCCCCCTAGCAGAGGCAGAAGCAGAAGCAGAAGGCCTTTTGTTCCCAGAGCAGCAGCggcaggaggaggaggaggaataAGCAGGACCATCTCCCATCCCAATTCTAAGGGCCTTAAAGCTGCTCATGTTGCCGTTGGCAAGGTAACGTTTTTACTTTTACTTTCAATCTTTACTGGCTTGGGTAATTAA